A window of the Arachis duranensis cultivar V14167 chromosome 5, aradu.V14167.gnm2.J7QH, whole genome shotgun sequence genome harbors these coding sequences:
- the LOC107490349 gene encoding LEAF RUST 10 DISEASE-RESISTANCE LOCUS RECEPTOR-LIKE PROTEIN KINASE-like 2.5 has protein sequence MDNHIDIHMHIPVRSMIFLVLLINSLTPSLSQQPLSNRYFLCKKQLYNCGTISNISYPFWGVDRPRYCGGGDQFNLTCELGTGQFASIQIASQKFQVIHIDSVQNKMRMIPMPPIVKHEFCSMKRDFNLSSPSFWYSETVQNITIFYDCPAGFSNFTCPSSSNHRNKKNNNVVFYEGVEEQVLKEHPELKECGRSLRVATDEGALHPNVTVDNQIIEALNWGFHVNYSFPEECKRCMRSEGVCGSNNAYPDGSNAALSCYLPRGAMAGNRWQWKLRHIIVGFIAIVIPGLVLIYICTVCCLRYKSSSWEEVFWFTTKSNQDIEAILKSHGALSLKRYKFCDVKKMTSFFKVKLGQGGFGTVYKGKLLNGSDVAVKILNLSKGKDKEFINEVASISKTSHINIVTLFGFCLEGNKRALIYEFMSNGSLDTFIYKKGHDEGTPSLNWDQLYQIAIGIAKGLEYLHKECNIRIFHFDIKPHNILLDENFCPKISDFGLAKLSLRSDDSVISMSDARGTMGYVAPEMWNKHLGGISHRSDVYSYGMMLLEIVGGRKNIHAEANHTSEIYFPYWIHKRLEQGTQLGNNENIGIAENDIVKRMTIVGLWCIQTLPNDRPSISRVIDMLEGSMESLELPPKPILSAA, from the exons ATGGATAATCATATCGATATCCATATGCATATCCCCGTAAGGAGCATGATATTTTTGGTGTTGCTAATAAACAGTTTGACACCATCGCTTTCTCAACAACCACTTTCCAACCGCTACTTCCTTTGCAAGAAACAGCTGTACAACTGCGGAACCATTTCCAACATATCCTATCCTTTCTGGGGAGTAGACCGGCCGCGGTACTGCGGCGGTGGCGACCAATTCAACCTCACCTGCGAGCTTGGAACTGGCCAGTTCGCTTCCATTCAAATCGCCTCACAGAAATTCCAGGTGATCCATATTGATAGCGTACAGAACAAGATGAGAATGATACCCATGCCACCAATCGTGAAACACGAATTTTGTTCCATGAAACGCGACTTCAACCTGAGTAGCCCCTCCTTCTGGTACTCGGAAACTGTCCAGAACATCACCATATTCTACGATTGTCCCGCTGGATTTTCCAACTTCACGTGTCCGTCCTCATCAAATCATCGGaacaaaaagaataataatgttGTGTTCTATGAGGGTGTGGAAGAGCAGGTGTTGAAAGAGCACCCGGAGCTGAAGGAATGCGGGCGTAGTTTGCGTGTGGCAACTGATGAGGGTGCTCTGCACCCTAATGTTACAGTTGATAATCAAATCATTGAAGCCCTGAATTGGGGTTTCCATGTGAACTATAGTTTCCCAGAAGAAtgcaagagatgcatgaggagtGAGGGAGTTTGTGGAAGCAATAATGCTTACCCAGACGGATCTAACGCTGCCCTCTCTTGTTATCTTCCACGTGGCGCAA TGGCAGGTAATCGTTGGCAATGGAAATTAAGGCATATCATAGTAG GTTTTATAGCCATAGTGATTCCAGGATTAGTGTTGATATATATCTGTACAGTTTGTTGCTTAAGATACAAATCATCCAGCTGGGAAGAAGTATTTTGGTTCACAACGAAAAGTAACCAAGATATTGAAGCAATCCTAAAAAGTCATGGAGCACTAAGTCTCAAAAGATATAAATTCTGCGATGTGAAGAAAATGACTAGCTTCTTCAAAGTTAAACTTGGACAAGGTGGTTTTGGTACTGTATACAAAGGAAAGCTACTAAATGGTTCTGATGTGGCTGTAAAAATATTGAATCTCTCCAAAGGAAAGGATAAAGAATTTATCAATGAAGTAGCTAGCATTAGCAAAACATCTCACATAAATATTGTTACCCTTTTTGGGTTTTGCTTAGAAGGTAACAAAAGAGCACTTATTTATGAGTTTATGTCTAATGGTTCTCTTGATACATTTATTTACAAAAAGGGACATGATGAAGGCACTCCATCCTTGAATTGGGATCAGTTATATCAAATTGCAATAGGAATAGCTAAAGGGCTAGAGTATTTGCATAAAGAATGTAACATTCGAATTTTTCATTTTGACATAAAGCCGCATAATATTCTTTTGGATGAAAACTTTTGCCCTAAGATATCAGATTTTGGGCTAGCAAAACTCAGTCTTAGAAGTGATGACAGTGTCATTTCCATGTCCGATGCTAGAGGAACCATGGGATATGTGGCTCCAGAAATGTGGAATAAACATCTTGGTGGAATTTCTCATAGATCAGATGTTTATAGTTATGGAATGATGCTACTAGAAATTGTGGGCGGAAGAAAGAACATTCATGCAGAAGCAAATCACACAAGTGagatatattttccttattggATACACAAAAGGCTTGAACAAGGCACTCAATTGGGCAATAACGAAAACATTGGCATTGCAGAAAATGATATTGTCAAAAGAATGACTATAGTGGGTTTATGGTGCATTCAAACGTTGCCAAATGATAGGCCATCAATAAGTAGAGTTATAGATATGTTGGAAGGCAGCATGGAATCTTTGGAACTTCCACCTAAACCAATTCTATCTGCTGCATGA
- the LOC107490348 gene encoding LEAF RUST 10 DISEASE-RESISTANCE LOCUS RECEPTOR-LIKE PROTEIN KINASE-like 2.5 isoform X2: MGSQQFSVENEDPLINYYTVKLVPIPRDGEPDLCSLSFDYFLNDTLFTYNQTVHNITIFYDCNYSSIYSDNHSLGCVGSGGGGHVVYYNGTEKEVLASHQDLKNCRHRIQVAAEAVSLKGDGGGEASALYFGKGVSVNYTYSQDCKRCVDSGGSCGSNDTHPFTCYCPDGSNDLQCPHRNRNHLRWIVIVATVVVGVLALAMAMAIYFYQRRKKTTYGMSSDRSSFKDTEKRSQYFGPQLHCSLVVAWHYASSGVTVAVITVFRLLATCLAPKSLKIKSNQQIETFLKNHGVLTLKRYKFSDVKKMTNSFKDKLGQGGFGAVYKGKLSNGFDVAVKILNPSKGNGEEFINEVASISRTSHVNVVTLLGFCFEGHKKVLIYEFMSNGSLDNFIYKKDPKSTPLLSWDNLYQISIGIARGLEYLHRGCNIRILHFDIKPHNILLDENFCPKISDFGLAKLCPRKESHISMSETRGTIGYIAPEVSNRHFGRVSYKSDVYSYGMMLLEMVGMKEKNITAEPSQSSEMYFPDWIYKRLEQGSQLGPDDDGEVIIEENDVVKKMTVVGLWCIQPIPDDRPTMSKVVEMLEGSMNFLELPPRPVLSSQIRLVIESSTIVSSLTESSSIVS, translated from the exons ATGGGCTCACAACAATTCAGTGTGGAGAATGAGGATCCCCTAATTAACTATTACACGGTGAAATTGGTGCCCATTCCACGTGACGGAGAACCTGATCTTTGCTCTCTCAGTTTCGATTATTTTCTGAATGACACTCTATTCACCTATAACCAAACAGTGCACAACATCACCATATTCTATGATTGCAACTACTCCTCTATATATTCGGATAACCATAGCCTAGGGTGCGTTGGTAGCGGTGGTGGTGGTCATGTTGTGTATTATAATGGTACGGAAAAAGAGGTGCTGGCAAGTCATCAAGACCTCAAGAATTGCCGTCATCGTATCCAAGTAGCCGCTGAGGCTGTTTCCTTGAAGGGGGACGGAGGTGGTGAAGCTTCTGCTCTGTATTTCGGTAAAGGTGTGTCGGTGAACTACACTTATTCTCAAGATTGTAAGAGATGCGTGGACAGTGGAGGAAGTTGCGGGAGCAACGATACGCATCCATTTACCTGCTATTGCCCTGATGGATCTAACGACCTCCAATGTCCTCATCGTAACA GAAATCATTTGAGATGGATAGTTATAG TGGCTACTGTTGTGGTTGGAGTGCTAGCCCTTGCCATGGCCATGGCCATCTATTTCTATCAAAGGCGAAAGAAGACTACTTACGGAATGTCTTCTGATCGATCATCTTTCAAAGACACTGAGAAGAGAAGTCAATACTTTGGACCGCAGCTTCACTGTTCTCTTGTTGTCGCATGGCACTACGCTA GTTCAGGTGTAACAGTTGCAGTAATTACAGTTTTCAGACTGTTGGCTACTTGTTTAGCGCCAAAATCATTGAAGATAAAGAGTAACCAACAGATTGAGACCTTCTTGAAAAATCATGGAGTCTTAACTCTGAAGAGATATAAATTTTCGGATGTGAAGAAAATGACCAACTCTTTCAAAGATAAATTAGGACAAGGCGGTTTTGGTGCTGTATACAAGGGAAAGTTATCCAATGGTTTTGATGTGGCTGTCAAAATATTGAATCCATCCAAAGGAAATGGTGAAGAATTTATTAACGAGGTAGCTAGCATTAGTAGAACTTCTCATGTTAATGTTGTCACTCTTCTTGGATTTTGTTTTGAAGGTCATAAGAAAGTTCTCATCTATGAGTTTATGTCCAATGGTTCCCTTGAcaattttatttacaaaaaggACCCTAAGAGTACTCCACTCTTGAGTTGGGataatttgtatcaaatttccATAGGGATTGCTAGAGGATTGGAGTATTTGCATAGAGGATGCAACATTCGAATTTTACATTTTGACATAAAACCACATAATATTCTTTTGGACGAAAACTTTTGTCCCAAAATATCAGATTTTGGGCTAGCAAAGCTTTGTCCTAGAAAAGAAAGTCATATTTCAATGTCTGAAACTAGAGGAACAATAGGGTACATAGCTCCAGAAGTGTCAAATAGACATTTCGGTAGAGTTTCATATAAATCTGATGTTTATAGCTATGGAATGATGCTTCTAGAAATGGTAggaatgaaggagaagaacataACTGCAGAACCAAGTCAATCAAGCGAGATGTACTTCCCTGATTGGATATACAAAAGGCTTGAGCAAGGCAGTCAATTAGGACCAGATGATGATGGGGAGGTGATCATAGAGGAAAATGATGTGGTTAAGAAAATGACAGTGGTAGGTTTATGGTGCATTCAACCAATTCCAGATGATAGACCAACAATGAGCAAAGTTGTAGAAATGTTGGAAGGCAGCATGAATTTCCTGGAATTGCCTCCTAGGCCTGTTCTGTCTTCTCAGATAAGGTTGGTGATAGAATCTTCTACTATTGTATCGTCATTGACAGAATCTTCTTCTATTGTAAGTTAA
- the LOC107490348 gene encoding LEAF RUST 10 DISEASE-RESISTANCE LOCUS RECEPTOR-LIKE PROTEIN KINASE-like 2.5 isoform X1, with protein sequence MGSQQFSVENEDPLINYYTVKLVPIPRDGEPDLCSLSFDYFLNDTLFTYNQTVHNITIFYDCNYSSIYSDNHSLGCVGSGGGGHVVYYNGTEKEVLASHQDLKNCRHRIQVAAEAVSLKGDGGGEASALYFGKGVSVNYTYSQDCKRCVDSGGSCGSNDTHPFTCYCPDGSNDLQCPHRNRNHLRWIVIGTVATVVVGVLALAMAMAIYFYQRRKKTTYGMSSDRSSFKDTEKRSQYFGPQLHCSLVVAWHYASSGVTVAVITVFRLLATCLAPKSLKIKSNQQIETFLKNHGVLTLKRYKFSDVKKMTNSFKDKLGQGGFGAVYKGKLSNGFDVAVKILNPSKGNGEEFINEVASISRTSHVNVVTLLGFCFEGHKKVLIYEFMSNGSLDNFIYKKDPKSTPLLSWDNLYQISIGIARGLEYLHRGCNIRILHFDIKPHNILLDENFCPKISDFGLAKLCPRKESHISMSETRGTIGYIAPEVSNRHFGRVSYKSDVYSYGMMLLEMVGMKEKNITAEPSQSSEMYFPDWIYKRLEQGSQLGPDDDGEVIIEENDVVKKMTVVGLWCIQPIPDDRPTMSKVVEMLEGSMNFLELPPRPVLSSQIRLVIESSTIVSSLTESSSIVS encoded by the exons ATGGGCTCACAACAATTCAGTGTGGAGAATGAGGATCCCCTAATTAACTATTACACGGTGAAATTGGTGCCCATTCCACGTGACGGAGAACCTGATCTTTGCTCTCTCAGTTTCGATTATTTTCTGAATGACACTCTATTCACCTATAACCAAACAGTGCACAACATCACCATATTCTATGATTGCAACTACTCCTCTATATATTCGGATAACCATAGCCTAGGGTGCGTTGGTAGCGGTGGTGGTGGTCATGTTGTGTATTATAATGGTACGGAAAAAGAGGTGCTGGCAAGTCATCAAGACCTCAAGAATTGCCGTCATCGTATCCAAGTAGCCGCTGAGGCTGTTTCCTTGAAGGGGGACGGAGGTGGTGAAGCTTCTGCTCTGTATTTCGGTAAAGGTGTGTCGGTGAACTACACTTATTCTCAAGATTGTAAGAGATGCGTGGACAGTGGAGGAAGTTGCGGGAGCAACGATACGCATCCATTTACCTGCTATTGCCCTGATGGATCTAACGACCTCCAATGTCCTCATCGTAACA GAAATCATTTGAGATGGATAGTTATAGGTACAG TGGCTACTGTTGTGGTTGGAGTGCTAGCCCTTGCCATGGCCATGGCCATCTATTTCTATCAAAGGCGAAAGAAGACTACTTACGGAATGTCTTCTGATCGATCATCTTTCAAAGACACTGAGAAGAGAAGTCAATACTTTGGACCGCAGCTTCACTGTTCTCTTGTTGTCGCATGGCACTACGCTA GTTCAGGTGTAACAGTTGCAGTAATTACAGTTTTCAGACTGTTGGCTACTTGTTTAGCGCCAAAATCATTGAAGATAAAGAGTAACCAACAGATTGAGACCTTCTTGAAAAATCATGGAGTCTTAACTCTGAAGAGATATAAATTTTCGGATGTGAAGAAAATGACCAACTCTTTCAAAGATAAATTAGGACAAGGCGGTTTTGGTGCTGTATACAAGGGAAAGTTATCCAATGGTTTTGATGTGGCTGTCAAAATATTGAATCCATCCAAAGGAAATGGTGAAGAATTTATTAACGAGGTAGCTAGCATTAGTAGAACTTCTCATGTTAATGTTGTCACTCTTCTTGGATTTTGTTTTGAAGGTCATAAGAAAGTTCTCATCTATGAGTTTATGTCCAATGGTTCCCTTGAcaattttatttacaaaaaggACCCTAAGAGTACTCCACTCTTGAGTTGGGataatttgtatcaaatttccATAGGGATTGCTAGAGGATTGGAGTATTTGCATAGAGGATGCAACATTCGAATTTTACATTTTGACATAAAACCACATAATATTCTTTTGGACGAAAACTTTTGTCCCAAAATATCAGATTTTGGGCTAGCAAAGCTTTGTCCTAGAAAAGAAAGTCATATTTCAATGTCTGAAACTAGAGGAACAATAGGGTACATAGCTCCAGAAGTGTCAAATAGACATTTCGGTAGAGTTTCATATAAATCTGATGTTTATAGCTATGGAATGATGCTTCTAGAAATGGTAggaatgaaggagaagaacataACTGCAGAACCAAGTCAATCAAGCGAGATGTACTTCCCTGATTGGATATACAAAAGGCTTGAGCAAGGCAGTCAATTAGGACCAGATGATGATGGGGAGGTGATCATAGAGGAAAATGATGTGGTTAAGAAAATGACAGTGGTAGGTTTATGGTGCATTCAACCAATTCCAGATGATAGACCAACAATGAGCAAAGTTGTAGAAATGTTGGAAGGCAGCATGAATTTCCTGGAATTGCCTCCTAGGCCTGTTCTGTCTTCTCAGATAAGGTTGGTGATAGAATCTTCTACTATTGTATCGTCATTGACAGAATCTTCTTCTATTGTAAGTTAA
- the LOC107490347 gene encoding LEAF RUST 10 DISEASE-RESISTANCE LOCUS RECEPTOR-LIKE PROTEIN KINASE-like 2.5: MKHRTLLSTFSFFYSFPLIIRSYIIIFFLLLTRITLCSVNPKFQACEPKTCGGDTNHQNISFPFYIISKQNSYCGLPNFGLTCSHDGFPIVNISGALYAVQNIFYSNQSLRVSIPALSGLRTTECIAPVRNFTGRSKRFIVASKQKQVLLLYGCENMQEHSIGCSAENRTRSVVALYGDDVDNLTLARKNYRGTVSVTWVEDEKGGVEEALRRGFLLNWTAENCSECSSSGGRCGFDEEEYTFRCYCPDRIDSERCYSQPGSGWTRQKKVIIGATAAAVIAGLLSICYFIYMLPRWREKYCFSTKGNQDIETFLKNHGVLTIKRYKFSDVKKMTNSFKVKLGQGGFGVVYKGKLSDGSNVAVKMLNPSKGNGKEFINEVASISRTFHVNVVTLFGFCFEGRKKVLIYEFISNGSLDKYIYIKEGVETTTLLSWDKLYQIAKGIAKGLEYLHRGCNTQILHFDIKPHNILLDENFCPKISDFGLAKLCLGKESLISDFRVLYSYGMMLLDIVGGKKNINVEGSQTSEIYFPDWIYKKLEQRTQLGPEDGVVAIEENELVKKITIVGLWCIQTIPNDRPTMSKVVEMLEGSIDSIKMPPRPALSSPVRSISESSTLLN; the protein is encoded by the exons ATGAAACATAGAACACTCTTATCCACCTTCagtttcttttattcttttcccCTTATTATTCGCTCGTACATAATaatctttttccttcttctaacAAGAATCACTCTGTGTTCTGTGAATCCAAAGTTCCAAGCATGTGAGCCCAAAACTTGCGGTGGTGATACTAATCACCAAAACATAAGCTTTCCCTTCTACATCATATCAAAACAAAACTCCTACTGTGGTCTCCCTAATTTCGGACTCACTTGCTCTCACGATGGCTTCCCAATCGTCAATATCTCAGGAGCTCTATACGCTGTCCAAAACATTTTCTACAGCAACCAATCACTTCGAGTGTCCATCCCTGCGCTCTCGGGGCTAAGAACCACCGAATGTATTGCCCCAGTGAGAAACTTCACCGGCCGCAGCAAAAGGTTCATTGTTGCTTCGAAGCAGAAGCAAGTGTTGCTGTTGTATGGctgtgaaaacatgcaagagCATAGTATTGGGTGTTCAGCTGAAAACAGAACGAGATCGGTTGTGGCGCTTTATGGGGATGACGTTGACAATTTGACGTTGGCGAGGAAGAATTACAGGGGGACAGTGAGCGTAACGTGGGTGGAAGATGAGAAAGGAGGGGTTGAAGAGGCGCTGAGAAGAGGGTTTTTGCTGAATTGGACGGCCGAAAATTGCAGCGAGTGCTCGAGCAGTGGTGGGAGGTGTGGGTTCGATGAAGAAGAATATACTTTCAGGTGCTATTGTCCTGATAGAATTGATTCAGAGAGGTGTTATTCACAACCAG GTAGTGGCTGGACCCGGCAAAAGAAGGTCATTATTG GTGCTACAGCAGCTGCAGTAATTGCAGGATTGTTGagtatttgttattttatctacATGTTACCAAGATGGCGAGAAAAATACTGCTTTTCAACAAAGGGTAACCAAGATAttgaaacttttttaaaaaatcatggaGTGTTAActataaaaagatataaattttcTGATGTGAAGAAAATGACCAACTCCTTCAAAGTTAAACTAGGACAAGGTGGTTTTGGTGTTGTATACAAGGGAAAGTTATCCGATGGTTCTAATGTGGCAGTCAAAATGTTGAATCCATCCAAAGGAAATGGTAAAGAATTTATCAATGAGGTAGCTAGCATTAGTAGAACTTTTCATGTTAATGTTGTCACCCTTTTTGGATTCTGCTTTGAAGGCCGCAAGAAAGTTCTTATTTATGAATTTATATCAAATGGTTCCCTTGACAAGTATATTTATATAAAGGAAGGAGTTGAAACTACTACATTGTTGAGTTGGGATAAGCTGTATCAAATTGCCAAAGGGATAGCTAAGGGGTTAGAGTACTTACATAGAGGATGCAACACCCAAATTTTACATTTTGACATAAAGCCGCATAATATTCTTTTGGATGAAAATTTTTGTCctaaaatttcagattttggaCTAGCAAAACTTTGTCTTGGGAAGGAAAGTCTTATTTCAGATTTTAGAGTACTTTATAGTTACGGAATGATGCTTCTTGATATAGTGGGAGGAAAGAAGAACATTAATGTAGAAGGGAGTCAAACAAGTGAGATATATTTCCCTGATTGGATATACAAGAAGCTTGAGCAACGCACTCAATTAGGACCTGAAGATGGAGTGGTGGCAATAGAGGAAAATGAATTGGTTAAGAAAATAACGATTGTGGGTTTATGGTGTATTCAAACAATTCCAAATGATAGACCTACAATGAGTAAAGTTGTCGAAATGTTAGAAGGCAGCATAGATTCCATAAAAATGCCACCAAGACCTGCTCTGTCTTCTCCTGTAAGATCAATTTCAGAATCTTCTACTTTGTTAAATTAG